GAATATACCGGTCAAAACCATTAGTCTGAGCAATGAAATACAAAGGGTGAAACATTCGATTAAATCCGGGGGAGCTGCATTTTCCGGTCAAAGAGATGCGGAGTTGAAAGACACATGTTGTGAGCTCGAGTCTCTTTTTATTAATTACCTCTTACAGGAAATGCGACAAACCATTGATAAATCAGGATTTATATCAGGAGGTCGAGCTGAGGAAATCTACACTTCC
This sequence is a window from Thermodesulfobacteriota bacterium. Protein-coding genes within it:
- a CDS encoding rod-binding protein, giving the protein MPDPINLSNIPVKTISLSNEIQRVKHSIKSGGAAFSGQRDAELKDTCCELESLFINYLLQEMRQTIDKSGFISGGRAEEIYTSMLDTHMAKQFAQKGGIGISSILMQQLKQNENVKK